Genomic segment of Candidatus Chlorohelix allophototropha:
GCTAAGTATAGCGATGTGGACTGGGACATCCGGTCGGGGGCGGACAGTCGAAAACCACCATTGCCAATTAGAATACATTGCAAGCTAACCAAGCAAATTCAAAGTCGCCTGATTCTCAGGTATTTGAAGCTCCAAACTATAACTGGTTATTTTGTGTGCGAGTTCTAAAATGAGTACAAAGTAAATACTAGCAAAACTTTTTTACAAATGCAATACTTTTTTAACACATAGTTAAAATTTATTCACCAAATAAAGGTCTTTTCAAAAGATTTAGCCGGATTCTTCCTTTATACACACTGGAACGGCTTCAGAAAAGCGGTTTATAGGGAACTGCTATTTTTTAGGTCATTTATTGAATATATTTCTGTGCGCATATACAGTTCCCATCCTGACAGGAAATTTGTACAGAATTTAGGTTCATAAGGAAGGTTTACTCTGGCAGCGCGGTAAAGCGATAGCCCTTACTCCGCTCGGTATAGATAAATCTAGGATTCTGGGCATCATCTCCCAATTTCTCGCGCAAATGACGGATATGGACTTTAAGGTATTCCAGTGCATCCTGATATTGCGGTCCCCATACTTTGGTTAGCAAGTATTCGTGGGAAACCACCTGACCGGGATTACTAGCAAGCAAATACAACAAATTGTACTCAATCGAAGTAAGCCGCACCTGCTGATTATCAAGGGTTACATTTTTAGTCACAAAATCAATCTTCAGACCCTGGTATTCCACCATGTTTTTAATAGCGGTGGTTTTGGAACGCATAGTGCGCCTTAATTGCGCCCGGATGCGTGCCATCAATTCAAGGGGACTGAACGGCTTGGTAATATAATCGTCTGCGCCTGCTTCCAACCCACGCACCTTCTCGATTTCATCATCCCTGACCGTCAGAAAAATAATCGGCACATCAATATTCTCGCGGCGGATACTACGGCAAGCTTCCAAACCACCCAAGCGCGGCATATTCATATCAAGAATTACCAGATCAGGATTCTCTTTGCGAAATAGTTCGACCGCCATTTGCCCATCTTCCGCGCTGATTATTTCCCAATCAGGTGAGTTCATCCTAAGCCCAACGCTGATAACTTCCACCACGTCTGGTTCATCATCGGCTATCAAAATTTTTACCATAACACTTTTTTCTAGTCTTGATTTTTCAAGATAGCTTTAGTCGCGCACCGCTGTAAGCGAGCGTTTCTTCGTGCTTGTTATAGGCACAGTAACAGGCAAATTAAAATAAAAAGCGCTACCCTCACCGGGGGTACTCTCAACCCAGATACGACCACCATGCAACTCAACCAGACTTCGCGCTATACTCAAACCCAAACCTGTTCCAATCTTGCTCCCCTGAGTATTGTGCGCCCGATAAAACCTCTCAAAAATTTTCTCTTGCTCTTTTTCAGCTATCCCCGGTCCATTGTCACTGACACACACTACTATATTTTGCGATTCCTCCCGCGCTTCAAGCTTAATTGTACCCCCATTCTGGGTATAGCGGTTGGCATTTGATAGCAGGTTTGTAACCACCTGTTCTAATCGCCTGCGATCACCGCTAACCGTTGCTAATTTTGGAGGAATCTCTACCAATAAAGTCTGATTCTTACGATCAGTCAAGGGACGTATAGTTGCCACCACATCCTGTAATACTTCCGAGAAATTAACCGAATGTAGCGAAAGTTTGAGCCGCCCATTTTGAAGTTTTGCCATATCCAGCAGGTCATTCACGAGGCTGTTAAGGCGGTCGG
This window contains:
- a CDS encoding response regulator transcription factor, which produces MVKILIADDEPDVVEVISVGLRMNSPDWEIISAEDGQMAVELFRKENPDLVILDMNMPRLGGLEACRSIRRENIDVPIIFLTVRDDEIEKVRGLEAGADDYITKPFSPLELMARIRAQLRRTMRSKTTAIKNMVEYQGLKIDFVTKNVTLDNQQVRLTSIEYNLLYLLASNPGQVVSHEYLLTKVWGPQYQDALEYLKVHIRHLREKLGDDAQNPRFIYTERSKGYRFTALPE